From a region of the Neisseria subflava genome:
- the aroG gene encoding 3-deoxy-7-phosphoheptulonate synthase AroG, translated as MSQHYPTDDIKIKEVKELLPPIAHLYELPVTPQVANLVYKTRHEISDLVHGRDNRLLVIIGPCSIHDTKAAVEYAQKLLPLRKKYEKELLIVMRVYFEKPRTTVGWKGLINDPHLDGTFDINYGLRQARQLLLTLNEMGMPASTEFLDMITPQYYADLISWGAIGARTTESQVHRELASGLSCPVGFKNGTDGNLKIAIDAIGAANHPHHFLSVTKAGHSAIVHTSGNPDCHTILRGGKEPNYSAEHVKDAVAQLQKAGVSSKLMVDCSHANSRKDFRKQMDVAHDVAAQLKAGEENIMGVMVESHLVEGRQDKPEVYGQSITDACIGWDTTEELLALLAEAKGYQA; from the coding sequence ATGTCCCAACACTACCCTACTGACGATATTAAGATCAAAGAAGTCAAAGAGTTACTCCCTCCAATCGCACATTTGTATGAGCTGCCTGTTACGCCTCAGGTTGCCAATTTGGTTTATAAAACACGTCATGAGATTTCGGATTTGGTTCACGGCCGCGACAACCGTTTGCTGGTCATCATCGGCCCATGTTCGATTCACGATACTAAGGCGGCGGTTGAATATGCGCAAAAATTGCTGCCCTTGCGCAAAAAATATGAGAAAGAGCTGCTGATTGTAATGCGCGTGTATTTTGAAAAACCGCGTACAACCGTTGGCTGGAAAGGTCTGATTAACGATCCGCACTTGGACGGTACGTTTGACATCAATTACGGCCTGCGCCAAGCGCGTCAGTTGTTGCTTACTTTGAACGAAATGGGCATGCCTGCTTCGACTGAATTCTTGGACATGATTACGCCGCAATACTACGCCGACCTGATTTCTTGGGGCGCGATTGGGGCGCGTACGACTGAAAGCCAGGTACACCGCGAATTGGCCAGCGGCCTTTCCTGCCCTGTCGGTTTTAAAAACGGTACGGACGGCAATCTGAAAATCGCCATCGACGCCATCGGCGCCGCCAATCATCCGCACCACTTCCTGTCTGTAACCAAAGCCGGTCATTCTGCGATTGTCCACACCAGCGGCAACCCTGACTGCCATACGATTTTGCGTGGCGGTAAAGAGCCTAATTACAGCGCGGAACACGTTAAAGACGCGGTTGCGCAGCTTCAAAAAGCCGGCGTGAGCAGCAAACTGATGGTGGACTGCAGCCATGCCAACAGCCGTAAAGACTTCCGCAAACAAATGGATGTAGCGCACGATGTTGCGGCGCAACTGAAAGCTGGTGAAGAAAACATTATGGGCGTGATGGTGGAAAGCCACTTGGTTGAAGGCCGTCAGGACAAGCCAGAAGTTTACGGTCAAAGTATTACGGATGCCTGCATCGGTTGGGATACGACTGAAGAATTGCTGGCCCTGCTTGCCGAAGCGAAAGGTTACCAAGCGTAA
- a CDS encoding type VI secretion system Vgr family protein: MTARQSYHLTFARFSPSLSVRSSSASEAVNTAYRVEITATSTDSSLPLSSYLNQRAAFEIRPQEGLLSEVAEVFGSASDDPPAKQWQGIITSCEKLSVSKDETVYRFVLEPRFAALKHFQTSRLFQHQTVPDIVAAVFKHHGFSGVDYRFQKSRNYAVREYVTQYLESDFDFINRLCEEEGIWYAFEQHEQHGDVVVFGDSPEHYLRSQGLPVSYRPHAGLESVGTEALFNLSIRHNPIVEGIRTADYNYRSADTDLFAETDNKQSEESADNTVLLGKQQHWGLHPKTTDEAQVQTTLLNEANLCRQTVAAGSGNVVSMTPMKVFQTDVSFPEAPDGWLVLSMEHSGSRDTAYSHTFTAIPAQLAYRPERITPRPHIDGTLPARVTAAENCTYAYIDDMGRYRVKLPFDLDEWSPGGESRPVRLAKPYAGPEYGIHFPLHEGTEVMLSFVQGNPDRPYISGVMHDSAHTDHIPADWNTRNVIRTWANNKLRMEDLQGQEHIKLATDYQKSQLNLGHIVDSSREKRGENGEGFELRTDGWGAVRAGKGILVSAQNQDANGKVLDMDDAIAQIEQALSLAKSLNKAAQTANNHNTDEETQRGRLKDALKDLKEAGLIQTAPAGIATATQQSQLHTANENIHLVSGNHTDITAGQSLTAHAAESLNLFAQSSGIKVQANQGKVEVQAQNDELQLNALKDATLTSSAGKVTIAAKEEILITCKGAYIKLSNGEVEIGSPKVVRVRAPLVVGESAKRDFDFFSIKDFPLYKAKLLVKNSETGEPIKQRKCIVKFLSGDKKILSTDNNGFLYLKSLQSDVVSVHVLFEAPKRILKPNEV; encoded by the coding sequence ATGACCGCCCGCCAATCCTACCACCTCACCTTCGCCCGTTTCTCCCCCTCACTTTCAGTCCGCTCCTCCAGCGCATCCGAAGCGGTCAATACCGCTTACCGTGTTGAAATCACCGCTACCTCGACCGATTCCTCGCTGCCGCTGTCTTCCTACCTCAACCAGCGCGCAGCGTTTGAGATTCGTCCGCAAGAAGGTTTACTGTCGGAAGTGGCCGAAGTATTCGGGTCTGCTTCAGACGATCCCCCGGCAAAGCAATGGCAGGGCATTATCACCTCATGCGAGAAGTTGTCGGTTTCCAAGGATGAAACCGTTTACCGCTTTGTTTTAGAGCCGCGCTTCGCGGCTTTAAAACATTTCCAAACTTCCCGGCTGTTCCAACACCAAACCGTCCCCGACATCGTTGCCGCCGTCTTCAAACACCACGGTTTCTCCGGCGTCGACTACCGTTTTCAAAAGAGCCGCAACTACGCTGTACGCGAGTATGTCACCCAATATCTCGAAAGCGACTTCGACTTTATCAACCGTCTGTGTGAAGAAGAGGGTATCTGGTATGCCTTCGAACAGCATGAACAACATGGTGACGTAGTCGTCTTCGGCGACAGTCCCGAACACTATTTGCGCAGCCAAGGCCTACCCGTTTCCTACCGACCCCATGCCGGATTGGAGAGTGTCGGTACCGAAGCACTCTTTAACTTAAGCATCCGCCACAACCCCATTGTCGAAGGCATACGCACGGCCGACTACAACTACCGCAGTGCCGATACCGACCTATTTGCCGAAACCGACAACAAACAGTCGGAAGAATCAGCCGACAATACCGTTTTATTGGGCAAACAACAGCATTGGGGCCTTCATCCCAAAACAACCGACGAAGCCCAAGTTCAGACGACCCTGTTGAACGAAGCCAACCTCTGCCGCCAAACCGTTGCAGCCGGCAGCGGCAACGTCGTCTCCATGACGCCGATGAAGGTGTTCCAAACCGATGTCTCCTTCCCCGAAGCCCCCGACGGCTGGCTGGTACTTTCCATGGAGCACAGCGGCAGCCGCGATACCGCCTACAGCCATACCTTTACCGCCATCCCCGCCCAACTCGCCTACCGTCCTGAACGCATCACCCCGCGTCCGCATATCGACGGTACCTTACCGGCACGGGTCACTGCGGCAGAAAACTGCACCTATGCCTATATCGACGATATGGGCCGCTACCGCGTCAAACTCCCGTTTGACCTGGACGAATGGAGTCCCGGCGGGGAAAGCCGTCCCGTCCGACTGGCTAAACCCTATGCCGGTCCCGAATACGGCATTCACTTCCCCTTACACGAAGGCACCGAAGTGATGCTGTCCTTCGTACAAGGTAATCCCGACCGTCCGTATATCTCCGGTGTCATGCACGACAGTGCCCATACCGACCATATCCCTGCCGATTGGAACACAAGAAACGTTATCCGTACCTGGGCGAACAACAAACTCAGGATGGAAGACCTGCAGGGTCAGGAACACATCAAACTTGCCACCGACTATCAGAAATCCCAACTCAACCTCGGCCATATCGTCGACAGTAGCAGGGAGAAACGCGGAGAGAACGGCGAAGGCTTCGAATTGAGAACCGACGGCTGGGGCGCGGTACGGGCAGGTAAGGGCATACTCGTCAGCGCACAAAACCAGGATGCCAATGGCAAAGTACTGGATATGGACGATGCCATCGCACAGATCGAACAGGCTCTCTCCCTGGCCAAAAGCCTGAACAAAGCCGCCCAAACCGCAAACAACCATAACACCGATGAAGAAACCCAAAGAGGCCGTCTGAAAGACGCCCTCAAAGACCTGAAAGAAGCCGGTTTGATCCAAACCGCCCCGGCCGGCATTGCTACCGCAACCCAACAAAGCCAACTGCATACCGCCAATGAAAACATCCACCTGGTCAGCGGCAACCATACCGACATTACTGCCGGACAAAGCCTGACCGCCCATGCGGCAGAGAGTCTGAACCTGTTTGCGCAAAGCAGCGGCATCAAGGTACAGGCCAATCAGGGCAAAGTGGAAGTACAGGCACAGAATGACGAGCTGCAGCTGAATGCACTGAAGGATGCGACGTTAACCAGCAGCGCAGGGAAAGTTACCATTGCAGCGAAGGAAGAGATTCTGATTACCTGCAAAGGGGCGTATATCAAGCTGAGCAACGGGGAAGTTGAGATCGGGAGTCCGAAGGTGGTGCGGGTGAGGGCGCCGTTGGTGGTGGGTGAATCGGCAAAACGAGATTTTGATTTCTTCTCTATCAAAGATTTTCCTTTATACAAAGCAAAATTGCTTGTGAAAAATAGCGAAACAGGAGAGCCCATAAAGCAACGTAAATGTATTGTCAAATTCTTATCCGGTGATAAAAAAATATTATCTACAGATAATAATGGTTTTTTGTATTTAAAATCATTACAATCCGATGTAGTTTCAGTACATGTATTATTTGAAGCTCCCAAAAGAATTTTAAAACCAAATGAGGTATAA
- a CDS encoding NAD(P)H-binding protein: MQLIFGANGPSGRAYIRTLTDSADTVAVLRRPSEDSFFAEHNIQTVVADALDADALDKALAQYRPDTVISFVGGKNEEGIRSDALGNINIIAATKAANPQARFVLITSMGCGEQWDMMSEPFKQALGEAVRAKTEAEIYLKQSGLNWTILRPCGLADGEDNAYTLTQNAQEIPQKYMTRNGLAAAVAAIVGQADSKGETYSVGAA; this comes from the coding sequence ATGCAACTCATCTTCGGAGCCAACGGCCCGTCCGGCCGCGCCTATATACGCACATTGACTGACTCAGCCGATACCGTCGCCGTATTGAGAAGGCCGTCTGAAGACAGCTTTTTTGCCGAACACAATATTCAAACCGTCGTCGCCGATGCGCTTGATGCCGACGCGCTCGATAAAGCGTTGGCACAATATCGTCCTGATACCGTGATCAGTTTTGTCGGCGGCAAAAACGAAGAGGGCATCCGCAGCGATGCGCTGGGCAATATCAACATCATTGCCGCTACGAAAGCCGCCAATCCGCAAGCCCGCTTTGTACTGATTACCAGCATGGGTTGCGGTGAACAATGGGACATGATGAGCGAGCCGTTCAAACAGGCACTCGGCGAAGCCGTCCGTGCCAAAACAGAAGCCGAAATCTATCTCAAACAAAGCGGTTTGAATTGGACCATCTTGCGCCCCTGCGGCCTTGCCGATGGCGAAGATAATGCCTATACCTTGACACAAAATGCCCAAGAAATTCCGCAAAAATACATGACGCGCAACGGCTTGGCCGCTGCCGTTGCTGCCATTGTCGGCCAAGCGGACAGCAAGGGCGAAACGTATAGCGTTGGTGCGGCATAA
- a CDS encoding N-acetylmuramoyl-L-alanine amidase translates to MAEKNTKLILSNDRDVKTSEITVNDRAATRKAIINYLEKFLPVISKNKFLERSEWGARAANNGLEDEWDYTSIVIHHQGNSPQHICSATYGALREVQNNHMDKKDFSDIGYHYAVDCTGVIAEGRDIRFKGSHVNKNNAKKIGILLLGDFSKPGEAKLSFKDFSTWTDQFDSDYMRKIPDAQLAALKVLIKCLNNFFEISELGGHKEFALSNDTRTCPGSVAMEKIVELRKEFRLNKPTKVK, encoded by the coding sequence ATGGCTGAAAAAAATACGAAATTAATTTTATCTAATGATCGTGATGTCAAAACAAGTGAAATAACTGTGAATGATCGGGCTGCCACAAGGAAAGCTATTATTAATTATTTAGAAAAATTTTTACCAGTAATTTCTAAAAATAAATTTTTGGAGCGTTCGGAATGGGGAGCACGAGCGGCTAATAATGGTTTAGAAGATGAGTGGGATTACACATCAATAGTCATCCACCACCAAGGGAATTCACCACAACATATATGTTCTGCAACGTATGGTGCTTTACGTGAAGTACAAAATAACCACATGGATAAAAAAGATTTTTCAGATATCGGTTATCACTACGCAGTAGATTGTACAGGAGTTATTGCAGAAGGCAGAGATATAAGATTCAAAGGTTCTCATGTTAATAAAAATAATGCTAAAAAAATAGGTATTCTCTTATTAGGAGATTTTTCAAAACCAGGAGAAGCTAAACTTTCTTTTAAAGATTTTAGTACATGGACTGATCAATTTGATTCTGATTATATGAGAAAGATACCTGATGCACAATTAGCTGCTCTAAAAGTTTTAATCAAATGCCTGAATAATTTTTTCGAAATCAGTGAGTTAGGAGGGCATAAAGAATTTGCTTTATCTAACGATACTCGGACATGTCCAGGTAGTGTTGCTATGGAGAAAATAGTTGAGTTAAGAAAAGAATTTAGATTAAATAAACCAACTAAAGTTAAATAA
- a CDS encoding TIGR02117 family protein: MRSFLHILKKIGKIALIIPIFALLYFLSAWMMASLPLNEEQPKGEITLFLVSNGVHTDVVMPLKNDIFDWSDIVNPKDTLTADPQITHIGLGWGERNFYLYTPEWKDLTFSNALGALSGLNRTLIHVTYYSFEPRENSHVVKFLVTPEQYRNLTKSLLAGFQQKNGHPILLKGIHHQSNDAFYEAKGRYHLFNTCNTWLNDKLVESGLKGVYWTPFSSPLLEQYR, from the coding sequence ATGCGCTCCTTCCTTCACATCCTTAAGAAAATCGGCAAAATAGCGCTGATTATCCCTATTTTTGCCCTATTGTATTTTTTATCTGCTTGGATGATGGCTTCATTGCCGCTTAATGAAGAGCAACCCAAGGGGGAAATTACTTTATTTTTAGTCAGTAACGGCGTACATACTGATGTAGTCATGCCGCTAAAGAATGATATTTTTGATTGGTCGGATATCGTCAATCCAAAAGACACGCTCACTGCTGATCCTCAGATAACGCATATCGGTTTAGGCTGGGGGGAGCGCAATTTTTATTTATACACGCCTGAGTGGAAAGATTTGACGTTCTCCAATGCCTTAGGTGCATTAAGCGGGCTGAACCGTACGCTGATTCATGTTACTTATTATTCTTTTGAACCACGAGAAAATAGCCACGTCGTCAAATTTTTGGTCACGCCTGAGCAATACAGGAATTTAACAAAATCGCTCTTGGCCGGTTTTCAACAAAAAAATGGGCACCCCATCTTGCTAAAAGGAATCCATCATCAATCTAACGATGCTTTTTACGAAGCCAAAGGGCGCTATCATTTATTCAATACTTGTAACACTTGGTTGAATGACAAATTGGTGGAAAGCGGCCTGAAAGGAGTTTATTGGACTCCTTTTTCTTCACCCTTGCTGGAACAATACCGATAG
- the hutW gene encoding heme anaerobic degradation radical SAM methyltransferase ChuW/HutW, which translates to MVQQLVWTPKQSAPKAFPERQALMPVWGGIPMPRPQWQNIWKKKLPHATDVDALAYLHIPFCANHCVFCGFYRNAWKDSQSSVYTDKIIEEMAAEAEVRTGKGKIRAVYFGGGTPTALLTEDLVRLIRACYQYLPLAEDCEFTIEGRMSHFDLEKAQACIEAGANRISIGVQTFNTAIRRRLGRKHSGDEAFEYLAKLCELDTVIVADLMFGLPNQTDEVWQNDIARAAELPLSGLDTYAFNLYPMLPINRMIEKGAFPTPPGFDIQADQYAYTVETLLEKGWEQVSNSHFAYPGRGERNRYNTLIKSDISCLAFGSGAGGNFGGFSYQVQGDLESYLATPKGEKNIAFMSGHSPNKALLSKVQHDIETGRLNPLLFDGNKAAQKLIAQWQEMQLFKEPDSDGIIRLNTSGRYWSPTLIRKLMLTLPTQEKDQTMQKLSAEQQTMLRQSLEKNPGQVLEMLAAQNQCSFEDVIRCLPEENVRQTEGSRIVEILQAVAAWDESVTFIAHTPDAIVEVSGKLPNGKVGRGFYNFDHPETEGGVHGHIYYENCASIYLLERPFMGKATCSLNFINRNGGAMFKIFVGRDEAGELKQHQIEAMRKLFDAA; encoded by the coding sequence ATGGTACAGCAGCTTGTTTGGACTCCGAAACAATCCGCGCCCAAGGCATTTCCCGAACGTCAGGCATTAATGCCCGTTTGGGGCGGTATTCCAATGCCGCGTCCCCAGTGGCAGAACATTTGGAAGAAAAAGCTTCCCCATGCAACTGATGTGGACGCGCTTGCTTATCTGCATATTCCATTTTGCGCCAACCATTGCGTTTTTTGCGGCTTCTACCGTAATGCGTGGAAGGATAGCCAAAGCAGCGTGTACACCGACAAAATTATCGAAGAAATGGCCGCTGAAGCCGAAGTCCGTACAGGCAAGGGCAAAATCCGAGCCGTTTATTTCGGGGGCGGTACGCCGACCGCGTTGCTTACGGAAGACCTCGTCCGCCTGATTCGTGCCTGCTACCAATATCTGCCGCTTGCCGAAGATTGCGAGTTCACCATCGAAGGGCGCATGAGCCATTTCGATTTGGAAAAAGCACAGGCCTGCATCGAAGCAGGGGCCAACCGAATTTCCATCGGCGTACAAACTTTCAATACCGCCATCCGCCGCCGTCTCGGCCGCAAACACAGCGGAGACGAGGCGTTTGAATATTTGGCAAAATTGTGCGAACTCGATACCGTGATTGTGGCCGATTTGATGTTCGGCCTGCCCAATCAAACCGATGAAGTTTGGCAAAACGATATCGCCCGCGCCGCCGAGCTGCCTCTGTCCGGTCTGGATACGTACGCGTTCAACCTTTATCCCATGCTGCCCATCAACCGCATGATTGAAAAAGGCGCATTTCCGACACCGCCGGGCTTTGATATTCAGGCAGACCAATATGCCTACACGGTTGAAACACTGCTGGAAAAAGGCTGGGAACAGGTCAGCAACAGCCACTTTGCCTATCCCGGCCGCGGAGAGCGCAACCGCTACAATACCCTGATCAAATCCGATATTTCCTGTTTAGCATTCGGCTCCGGAGCAGGCGGTAACTTTGGAGGTTTCAGCTATCAGGTGCAGGGCGATTTGGAGAGTTATCTCGCCACGCCGAAAGGCGAGAAAAACATCGCATTTATGAGCGGCCATAGTCCAAATAAAGCACTGCTCAGCAAAGTCCAGCACGATATTGAAACAGGCCGTCTGAATCCATTATTGTTTGACGGCAACAAAGCAGCGCAAAAGCTGATTGCCCAATGGCAGGAAATGCAGCTTTTTAAAGAACCTGATTCAGACGGCATTATCCGTTTGAATACCAGCGGCCGTTATTGGTCGCCCACCCTTATCCGCAAACTCATGCTCACTCTTCCGACTCAAGAAAAGGATCAAACCATGCAAAAACTTTCAGCCGAACAACAAACCATGTTGCGCCAATCATTAGAAAAAAATCCCGGCCAAGTACTGGAAATGCTGGCAGCGCAAAACCAATGCAGTTTTGAAGACGTTATCCGCTGCCTGCCTGAAGAGAACGTGCGCCAAACCGAAGGCAGCCGCATAGTCGAAATCCTCCAAGCCGTTGCCGCATGGGATGAATCCGTTACCTTCATCGCCCACACCCCCGATGCCATCGTCGAAGTCAGCGGCAAACTGCCTAACGGCAAAGTCGGCCGCGGTTTCTACAACTTTGACCATCCCGAAACCGAGGGCGGTGTACACGGCCACATCTACTATGAAAACTGCGCCTCCATCTACCTTTTGGAACGCCCGTTTATGGGTAAAGCCACTTGCTCGCTCAACTTTATCAACCGCAACGGCGGCGCCATGTTTAAAATTTTCGTCGGCCGCGATGAGGCAGGCGAGTTGAAACAACACCAAATCGAAGCCATGCGCAAATTGTTTGATGCCGCTTAA